One genomic segment of Halalkalicoccus tibetensis includes these proteins:
- a CDS encoding type 1 glutamine amidotransferase, whose protein sequence is MDQPRIALLNAAHEAAETQRNFRRELDADLEAFHCPSGELPDDFRYDGFVVTGSRASVYWDREWIGRLKTWVGDAVQAGVPALGVCYGHQLLADVMGGRVKAMGEYELGYRTVEQDEENRLLEGLGGRMTVFTSHSDHVVEEPPGATVFARNEYGIHGFRKDRTFAVQFHPEYDMATAESIARGKEGELPAERIEEVLAGIHAENYEAASGVKQVFDNFLAFVEEVRTERPEEAKLPDGGR, encoded by the coding sequence CGCTGCCCACGAGGCCGCCGAGACGCAACGGAACTTCCGGCGGGAGCTCGACGCCGATCTGGAGGCGTTTCACTGCCCGTCGGGAGAGCTTCCCGACGACTTCCGGTACGACGGGTTCGTCGTCACCGGCTCGCGCGCGTCGGTCTACTGGGACCGGGAGTGGATCGGCCGGCTGAAGACCTGGGTCGGCGACGCCGTCCAGGCCGGCGTCCCCGCGCTCGGGGTCTGTTACGGCCACCAGCTGCTGGCGGACGTCATGGGCGGTCGCGTCAAGGCGATGGGCGAGTACGAGCTCGGTTACCGGACGGTCGAACAGGACGAGGAGAACCGCCTCCTCGAGGGCCTCGGGGGGAGGATGACGGTGTTCACGAGCCACTCCGACCACGTCGTGGAGGAGCCCCCGGGCGCGACCGTCTTCGCGAGGAACGAGTACGGCATCCACGGGTTTCGGAAGGACCGGACGTTCGCCGTCCAGTTCCACCCCGAGTACGACATGGCCACCGCCGAGTCGATCGCGAGGGGAAAGGAGGGCGAGCTTCCGGCCGAGCGTATCGAGGAGGTCCTCGCAGGGATCCACGCGGAGAACTACGAGGCCGCAAGCGGGGTCAAGCAGGTGTTCGACAACTTCCTCGCGTTCGTCGAGGAGGTCCGGACGGAACGGCCCGAGGAGGCGAAGCTGCCGGACGGCGGACGGTGA
- a CDS encoding amidohydrolase, translated as MASLRGSDVVDVRRDLHAHPESGWTEFRTTALVAEELDRLGYRLHLGADALAVDERLGVPSDDEIAGAVRRARDAGAPERYLDRMDGVTGLVAERTYGDGTGPTVGIRVDLDALERPEASEESHRPAREGFASRHPGTMHACGHDGHTAIGVGIARAMADRSDFAGTLKLFFQPAEEGGRGGLPMSLGPHLDDVEYFFALHLGLGNETGTVIAGYDRPLSNAKLDAVFRGESAHAGKAPESGRNALQAAATAIQNLYAIPRHADGATRINVGNVASPNAQNVVSERAELRVEVRGETAALNESMLERARRVLTHAAGMHAVELETELYGKTSTFVSDRAAVDVVAGAASGADGVDEVVRREPIGASEDASFLIDRVQTVGGYGTYIGIGASNVAGHHTARFDIDEAALGVGVDVLVRSVLRCGANGD; from the coding sequence ATGGCTTCGCTCAGGGGTTCCGACGTCGTCGACGTCCGGCGCGACCTCCACGCCCATCCCGAGAGCGGGTGGACGGAGTTCCGAACGACGGCGCTGGTGGCCGAGGAGCTCGACAGGCTGGGCTATCGGCTCCATCTCGGGGCCGACGCCCTCGCCGTCGACGAACGCCTCGGGGTCCCCTCCGACGACGAGATCGCCGGCGCGGTGCGGCGGGCACGGGACGCGGGCGCACCCGAGCGCTACCTCGATCGGATGGACGGCGTGACGGGCCTGGTCGCCGAGAGGACCTACGGGGACGGCACCGGGCCGACCGTCGGGATCCGCGTCGACCTCGACGCGCTCGAGCGCCCGGAGGCGAGCGAGGAGTCACACCGACCCGCCCGGGAGGGGTTCGCGAGCCGCCATCCCGGTACGATGCACGCCTGCGGACACGACGGACATACGGCCATCGGGGTCGGGATCGCGCGGGCGATGGCGGACCGGTCCGACTTCGCCGGAACGCTGAAGCTGTTCTTCCAGCCGGCGGAGGAAGGGGGCCGGGGTGGGCTCCCGATGAGCCTCGGCCCCCATCTCGACGACGTCGAGTACTTCTTCGCGCTCCACCTCGGGCTCGGCAACGAGACCGGGACCGTCATCGCCGGCTACGACCGGCCCCTGTCGAACGCGAAGCTGGACGCGGTCTTCCGGGGCGAGTCCGCCCACGCCGGCAAGGCCCCCGAAAGCGGGAGGAACGCGCTGCAGGCCGCCGCGACGGCGATCCAGAACCTCTACGCGATCCCGCGGCACGCCGACGGCGCGACGCGGATCAACGTCGGGAACGTCGCCTCGCCGAACGCACAGAACGTCGTCTCCGAGCGGGCGGAGCTGCGCGTCGAGGTCCGCGGCGAGACCGCCGCCCTCAACGAGTCGATGCTCGAGCGGGCCCGACGGGTCCTGACCCACGCGGCCGGGATGCACGCAGTCGAGCTCGAAACGGAGCTCTACGGGAAGACGTCGACGTTCGTCAGCGACCGCGCCGCCGTCGACGTGGTGGCGGGGGCGGCCTCGGGCGCCGACGGCGTCGACGAGGTCGTCCGCCGGGAGCCGATCGGCGCGAGCGAGGACGCTTCGTTTCTCATCGATCGCGTCCAGACCGTCGGCGGCTACGGCACCTACATCGGGATCGGCGCGAGCAACGTCGCGGGCCACCACACCGCCCGGTTCGACATCGACGAAGCGGCGCTCGGGGTCGGAGTCGACGTGCTCGTTCGATCGGTGCTTCGCTGTGGGGCGAACGGCGACTGA
- a CDS encoding L-lactate permease, with product MPTIAEVAFALLPLLIVGALLVVFLWPATRATPIAWGSAVVIGYFVWGNPVEYLAGASIVGAMTAFEILWIIFGALVLLYTLMEAGAFDRINEGFVTVSDDRRVQIVLLGFFLTTFIEGAAGFGSAAAVAAPLMLALGFPALAAVVAALIGHTIAVTYGAVGTPINIGVQSPLEIHQETIMEEGGMSLTEYAIEVSAWAATYHAIIGFVMPLLAVGMVVYFFTPEEDRSLGPILEVAPLCLFAGITFVIPYWLSAWFLTYEFPAIIGSMIGGAVTVAVLRAGYLRPDDDWGFPPREEWPDHWVGSIEPGADTNGESEASTATSMSLLRAWAPYVLLVILLVLTRIIDPVADLLVETPAFVIDWTAIFGYEALEAEIEWVNAPGFWLLVSALIAVPLYDMDATQVTSAWAEAARKITAPVIALVFVIAMVEIMISSGGAPNAPEVGSMMDVLATTTADVAGPVYPAIVALIGALGAGMAGSNTVSNITFGSFHFTAAQELGLPTQIIVAAQTVGGAIGNIVAIHNVVAALATVGLVGQEGHVIRFNLVPVLYYTVCAGVLSLLFAYVLFPNVF from the coding sequence ATCCCCACGATAGCTGAGGTCGCCTTCGCCCTCCTGCCCCTGCTGATCGTCGGAGCCCTTCTGGTGGTGTTCCTCTGGCCGGCGACGCGGGCGACGCCGATCGCGTGGGGGAGCGCCGTCGTGATCGGCTACTTCGTCTGGGGCAACCCGGTCGAATACCTCGCCGGTGCGTCCATCGTGGGCGCGATGACCGCCTTCGAGATCCTGTGGATCATCTTCGGGGCGCTGGTCCTGCTGTACACGTTGATGGAGGCCGGCGCGTTCGACAGGATCAACGAGGGGTTCGTCACGGTGTCCGACGATCGGCGGGTGCAGATCGTCCTGCTCGGCTTCTTCCTGACCACGTTCATCGAGGGCGCAGCGGGGTTCGGATCGGCGGCGGCGGTCGCGGCACCGCTGATGCTCGCGCTCGGGTTCCCGGCTCTCGCCGCCGTCGTGGCGGCGTTGATCGGTCACACGATCGCCGTCACCTACGGCGCCGTCGGAACGCCGATCAACATCGGCGTTCAGTCCCCCCTGGAGATCCATCAGGAAACGATCATGGAGGAGGGAGGGATGAGCCTGACCGAGTACGCGATCGAGGTCTCGGCGTGGGCGGCCACTTATCACGCCATCATCGGGTTCGTCATGCCCCTGTTGGCCGTCGGAATGGTCGTTTACTTCTTCACTCCGGAGGAGGACCGATCGCTCGGGCCGATACTCGAGGTCGCACCGCTGTGTCTGTTCGCGGGGATCACCTTCGTGATCCCCTACTGGCTCTCGGCCTGGTTTCTCACCTACGAGTTCCCGGCGATAATCGGCTCGATGATCGGGGGTGCGGTGACCGTGGCGGTCCTCCGCGCGGGATACCTCCGACCGGACGACGACTGGGGGTTCCCGCCCCGCGAGGAGTGGCCCGACCACTGGGTCGGGAGCATCGAACCCGGGGCCGACACGAACGGGGAAAGCGAAGCGAGCACCGCCACCTCGATGTCCCTGCTGCGTGCGTGGGCACCGTACGTCCTCCTCGTGATCCTGCTCGTCCTCACGCGGATCATCGACCCCGTCGCGGACCTCCTGGTCGAGACGCCCGCCTTCGTCATCGACTGGACCGCGATCTTCGGATACGAGGCCCTGGAAGCCGAGATCGAGTGGGTCAACGCCCCCGGGTTCTGGTTGCTGGTCAGCGCCCTGATCGCGGTCCCGCTCTACGACATGGACGCTACCCAGGTCACCTCGGCCTGGGCCGAGGCCGCGCGGAAGATAACCGCCCCGGTGATCGCGCTCGTGTTCGTCATCGCGATGGTCGAGATCATGATCAGCTCCGGCGGCGCGCCGAACGCACCCGAGGTCGGCAGCATGATGGACGTCCTCGCGACCACGACCGCGGACGTAGCGGGGCCCGTCTATCCGGCGATCGTCGCGCTGATCGGCGCGCTCGGCGCCGGCATGGCGGGCTCCAACACGGTCTCGAACATCACCTTCGGCAGCTTCCACTTCACCGCCGCACAGGAGCTCGGGCTACCGACGCAGATCATCGTCGCGGCACAGACCGTCGGCGGCGCCATCGGAAACATCGTCGCGATCCACAACGTCGTCGCCGCGTTGGCGACCGTCGGCCTCGTGGGCCAGGAGGGTCACGTGATCAGGTTCAACCTGGTGCCGGTGCTCTACTACACGGTCTGTGCGGGGGTCCTGTCGCTCCTCTTCGCGTACGTCCTCTTCCCGAACGTGTTCTGA
- a CDS encoding Lrp/AsnC family transcriptional regulator has protein sequence MQSEDRDAVDLDETDLAILERVERDSDVNLEELSDTLDLSRSAIHYRLKKLKNSGVITSTSADVDPLALGLSLLIITEVSVAHESGYAEDIGEALAGIDGVYQVYYTLGDTDFIVHSRVQNRAQMNELIDKIVGIDGVNETSSTFVMQEIKTGDRTVANMSETMIDDVLDDS, from the coding sequence ATGCAGAGCGAGGATCGGGACGCGGTCGATCTGGACGAAACCGATTTGGCGATTCTCGAACGCGTCGAACGGGATAGCGACGTCAACTTGGAGGAGCTGTCGGACACGCTCGATCTCTCGAGATCCGCGATCCACTACCGGCTGAAGAAGCTCAAGAACTCCGGCGTCATCACGTCGACGTCGGCGGACGTGGACCCGCTCGCGCTCGGCCTCTCCTTGCTGATCATCACGGAGGTGTCCGTCGCCCACGAGTCCGGCTACGCCGAGGACATCGGCGAAGCGCTCGCCGGGATCGACGGCGTCTACCAGGTGTACTACACGCTGGGTGATACGGACTTCATCGTCCATTCACGCGTTCAGAACCGGGCCCAGATGAACGAACTGATCGACAAGATCGTCGGGATCGACGGGGTCAACGAGACCTCCTCGACGTTCGTGATGCAGGAGATCAAGACGGGGGACCGAACGGTCGCGAACATGTCCGAGACGATGATCGACGACGTTCTGGACGACTCCTGA
- a CDS encoding CoA-acylating methylmalonate-semialdehyde dehydrogenase, whose product MAQTNVDTELDNVNNYIGGDWTEASGSGSEAIVDSAVGETIARTTFSSEDDVNRAVDVAAEAFEDWRQRPVEERIQPLFRLKTLLEEHQEEMAEVLVKEHGKTKKEAMGEIRRGIENVEVACGIPTMMQAGHLPNAAPDIDETAVRKPLGVFTAITPFNFPAMIPLWFLPYAVATGNSFILKPSETTPLTAQYIFELIEEAGFPGGVVQLVNGGKDTVNTLLEHDDVEGASFVGSTPVAKHVYETAAANGKRVQAQGGAKNHIIVSESSDIEFAVDQTISSAYANSGQRCLANPSAVVHDDVYDEFADRLAEALEDYTVAGGLDDDADMGPLISEEHRENVLEYIETGEEEGAELLYDGRDVDVPDDGYFLAPTLFGDVDPEMTIGKEEIFGPVLSLIRVADFEEAIETVNQSQFGNAASLFTERGAEAKQFRHEVEAGNLGVNTGTAAPMAFFHFGGWKDSFFGDLHAQGEDMIHFYTDEAVYIERWPDA is encoded by the coding sequence ATGGCACAAACCAACGTCGATACTGAACTCGATAACGTCAACAACTACATCGGAGGGGACTGGACGGAGGCCAGCGGTTCGGGGAGCGAGGCGATCGTCGATTCGGCGGTCGGCGAGACGATCGCCCGGACGACGTTCAGCTCGGAGGACGACGTCAACCGGGCGGTCGATGTCGCGGCCGAAGCGTTCGAGGACTGGAGACAGCGGCCGGTCGAAGAGCGGATCCAGCCGCTCTTCCGGTTGAAAACCCTCCTCGAGGAGCACCAGGAGGAGATGGCGGAGGTCCTCGTGAAGGAACACGGGAAGACGAAGAAGGAGGCGATGGGCGAGATCCGGCGGGGGATCGAGAACGTCGAGGTCGCCTGTGGGATCCCGACGATGATGCAGGCCGGACACCTCCCGAACGCCGCGCCCGACATCGACGAGACCGCCGTCAGGAAGCCCCTTGGCGTGTTCACGGCGATCACCCCGTTCAACTTCCCCGCGATGATCCCGCTGTGGTTCCTCCCCTACGCCGTCGCCACCGGGAACTCGTTCATCCTCAAGCCCAGCGAGACAACCCCGCTGACCGCCCAGTACATCTTCGAGCTCATCGAGGAGGCGGGCTTCCCGGGCGGGGTCGTCCAGCTGGTAAACGGCGGTAAGGACACCGTCAACACGCTCCTCGAACACGACGACGTCGAGGGGGCGTCGTTCGTCGGGTCGACCCCCGTCGCCAAGCACGTCTACGAGACGGCCGCGGCCAACGGGAAGCGGGTGCAGGCCCAAGGTGGGGCGAAGAACCACATCATCGTCTCCGAATCGAGCGACATCGAGTTCGCCGTCGACCAGACGATCAGCTCGGCCTATGCGAACTCGGGTCAGCGATGTCTCGCGAACCCCTCGGCCGTCGTCCACGACGACGTCTACGACGAGTTCGCCGACCGGCTCGCCGAGGCGCTCGAGGACTACACCGTCGCAGGGGGCCTCGACGACGATGCCGATATGGGTCCACTCATCAGCGAAGAACATCGGGAGAACGTCTTGGAGTACATCGAGACGGGGGAGGAAGAGGGAGCGGAGCTTCTGTACGACGGGCGCGACGTCGACGTCCCGGACGACGGCTACTTCCTCGCGCCGACGCTCTTCGGCGACGTCGATCCCGAGATGACGATCGGGAAGGAGGAGATCTTCGGCCCGGTCCTGAGTCTGATTCGCGTCGCCGATTTCGAGGAGGCGATCGAGACCGTCAACCAGTCCCAGTTCGGGAACGCCGCCTCGCTGTTCACGGAGCGCGGCGCCGAGGCGAAGCAGTTCCGCCACGAGGTCGAGGCCGGTAATCTGGGCGTCAACACCGGGACGGCAGCGCCGATGGCGTTCTTCCACTTCGGCGGGTGGAAGGACTCGTTCTTCGGCGACCTGCACGCGCAGGGCGAGGACATGATCCACTTCTACACCGACGAGGCCGTCTACATCGAGCGGTGGCCCGACGCCTGA
- a CDS encoding iron-containing alcohol dehydrogenase, with protein sequence MVSPSKVVLGTGAVEELGEYVDQYGEKPLILASEEIYDIHGQKVENALAENDIEPVLYRDVRPDPTVENIEEAYDLWETEGCDVIVTLGGGSSIDTGKGVGILANNEGDIREFGTDRAGEESVPNPIPPLIAVNTTAGTGSEATRSVVVTDESTSTKFLILSQNVVPEVAIEDPELTVSLPRSHTSFTGIDALTHAIEAFVSIKSYSVPDDFARNAIRRISDSFTKAWANGENIEARTEMMIGQLQAGQAFTNSSVALVHGMARPLGAQLHIPHGLANALLLPYVMEFSVIGAPEKYAEIGRLMGNVDEDTPDRGAAERASDAVLALCEDADLTGYLEDHGDVPPRDEYLEIVDEMAEDAINSGSPANNPRKPTEEEIRELYIELYDDALAPDSPRRS encoded by the coding sequence GTGGTATCTCCTAGCAAGGTCGTTCTCGGTACCGGGGCCGTAGAGGAGCTCGGCGAGTACGTGGACCAGTACGGGGAGAAACCCCTGATTCTCGCCTCCGAGGAGATCTACGACATACACGGCCAGAAGGTGGAGAACGCCTTGGCGGAAAACGACATAGAGCCGGTCCTCTATAGGGACGTACGGCCGGATCCGACGGTCGAGAACATCGAGGAGGCCTACGACCTCTGGGAGACCGAGGGATGTGACGTCATCGTCACGTTGGGCGGCGGTTCGTCGATCGATACGGGGAAGGGAGTCGGGATCCTGGCGAACAACGAGGGCGACATCCGGGAGTTCGGGACCGACAGGGCGGGCGAGGAGAGCGTCCCCAACCCGATCCCGCCGCTCATCGCGGTGAACACGACGGCGGGAACCGGGAGCGAGGCGACCCGCTCGGTCGTCGTGACCGACGAGTCGACGTCGACCAAGTTCCTCATCCTCTCGCAGAACGTCGTTCCGGAGGTCGCGATCGAGGACCCCGAGCTGACCGTCTCCCTCCCGCGGAGCCACACCTCGTTTACGGGTATCGACGCCCTGACCCACGCCATCGAGGCGTTCGTCTCCATCAAGTCCTACAGCGTCCCCGACGATTTCGCCCGGAACGCCATCCGGCGGATCTCGGACTCGTTCACCAAGGCCTGGGCGAACGGGGAGAACATCGAGGCCCGAACCGAGATGATGATCGGCCAGCTACAGGCCGGCCAGGCGTTCACGAACTCCTCGGTGGCGCTCGTCCACGGGATGGCACGACCCCTCGGCGCGCAGCTACATATCCCCCACGGGCTGGCCAACGCCCTCCTGCTCCCGTACGTCATGGAGTTCTCGGTGATCGGCGCGCCGGAGAAGTACGCGGAGATCGGGCGCCTGATGGGGAACGTCGACGAGGACACCCCGGATCGGGGGGCGGCCGAACGGGCGAGCGACGCCGTTCTCGCGCTCTGTGAGGACGCCGACCTGACCGGCTATCTCGAGGACCACGGCGACGTTCCGCCCCGCGACGAGTACCTGGAGATCGTCGACGAGATGGCCGAGGACGCCATCAACTCCGGCTCGCCCGCGAACAACCCCCGCAAGCCGACCGAGGAGGAGATCAGGGAGCTATATATCGAGCTGTACGACGACGCGCTCGCGCCGGACAGCCCTCGCCGGTCCTAG
- a CDS encoding DoxX family protein, which yields MSTQTPRHDANRFKSTIGGITLQGTPHALSAWFVVLLRLVMGGAFLGAGLGKVTGEPFNAGGYLMGAEGPLAGVFQAMAASPAFLEFANIVVPVTQVLIGVALLAGAFVRLAALGGAMQMSMFYLASWDVAGPLGFVNSDLVYLIVFLAIAAFGAGRILGLDRYIEELDVGGEALTERYPKLTYLLG from the coding sequence ATGTCCACACAGACTCCACGACACGACGCGAACAGATTCAAGAGCACGATCGGCGGCATAACGCTTCAGGGGACGCCCCACGCACTGAGCGCGTGGTTCGTCGTTCTGCTACGGCTGGTGATGGGTGGGGCGTTCCTCGGCGCTGGCCTCGGAAAGGTCACCGGCGAGCCGTTCAACGCCGGCGGCTACCTGATGGGTGCTGAGGGACCGCTTGCGGGCGTCTTCCAGGCGATGGCCGCCAGCCCCGCGTTCCTCGAGTTCGCGAACATCGTCGTCCCGGTCACCCAGGTACTGATCGGCGTCGCGCTGTTGGCGGGCGCGTTCGTCCGGCTTGCGGCGCTGGGCGGAGCGATGCAGATGTCGATGTTCTACCTGGCGAGCTGGGACGTCGCGGGCCCGCTCGGGTTCGTGAACTCGGATCTGGTCTACCTGATCGTCTTCCTGGCGATCGCGGCCTTCGGCGCCGGGCGGATCCTCGGGCTCGACCGCTACATCGAGGAGCTCGACGTCGGTGGGGAAGCGCTGACCGAGCGCTACCCCAAGCTCACCTATCTGCTGGGCTGA
- a CDS encoding MFS transporter — protein MLLAVAFGWFLSISVRMIYPALLPHLRDAYGLTLTTAGLLLTVLWIAYAGGQLPGGILADWAGERLLLIASSLLAATMLTLVVVANSAVVLFVATALFGLGTALYGVSRFTILDEIYPDQLGTATGVTMAAGDLGNAVMPPLAGFVAVTVAWQYGFGFAVPLFVLAAVGLWATLPSRERTGTPLSEHLVLDDVVPTLSRPIVLRQTVLLVLWGVIMQAFIGFYPTYLIDEKGLAVQVATVLFGLFFALGILIKPVAGRAYDSIGVRAPLLAIMGTTSLALGALPFGGEVWVFVVLTVLASSMLGFETIVISDLTRRLPDGTQGTNLGALRTVYIALGALSPVVFGAIADRGYFDEAFLAIAVLAGVVVLVVFASIEY, from the coding sequence ATGCTGCTCGCCGTTGCCTTCGGCTGGTTCCTCTCGATCAGCGTCCGGATGATCTACCCGGCGCTGTTGCCCCACCTCCGCGACGCGTACGGGCTCACGCTCACGACGGCCGGACTCCTGTTGACGGTCCTCTGGATCGCCTACGCGGGCGGGCAGCTCCCCGGCGGGATCCTCGCCGACTGGGCGGGCGAGCGCCTGCTGTTGATCGCCAGCTCCCTGCTCGCGGCGACGATGCTCACGCTCGTCGTCGTCGCGAACTCGGCGGTCGTCCTGTTCGTAGCGACGGCCCTGTTCGGTCTGGGGACGGCGCTGTACGGCGTCTCTCGGTTCACGATCCTCGACGAGATCTACCCCGACCAGCTCGGCACGGCGACGGGGGTGACGATGGCCGCCGGCGACCTCGGGAACGCGGTGATGCCACCCCTGGCCGGGTTCGTCGCGGTCACGGTCGCCTGGCAGTACGGCTTCGGGTTCGCCGTGCCGCTGTTCGTGCTCGCCGCGGTCGGCCTCTGGGCGACGCTTCCGAGCCGGGAGCGGACCGGAACGCCGCTGAGCGAGCATCTCGTCCTCGACGACGTCGTTCCGACGCTGTCCCGCCCGATCGTCCTGCGACAGACAGTGCTGCTCGTGCTGTGGGGCGTGATCATGCAGGCGTTCATCGGCTTCTATCCGACGTACCTGATCGACGAGAAGGGCCTCGCCGTGCAGGTCGCGACCGTGCTGTTCGGCCTCTTCTTCGCGCTCGGGATCCTGATCAAGCCGGTCGCGGGCCGGGCATACGACAGCATCGGCGTCCGGGCGCCGCTGTTGGCGATCATGGGGACGACCAGTCTGGCCCTCGGCGCGCTCCCGTTCGGCGGGGAGGTCTGGGTGTTCGTCGTTCTGACCGTGCTCGCAAGCAGCATGCTGGGGTTCGAGACGATCGTGATCTCCGATCTCACCCGGCGGCTCCCGGACGGAACGCAGGGGACGAACCTGGGCGCCCTCCGGACGGTCTACATCGCCCTCGGGGCCCTGAGCCCGGTCGTCTTCGGGGCGATCGCCGACCGGGGCTACTTCGACGAGGCGTTCCTCGCCATCGCAGTGCTCGCCGGCGTCGTCGTCCTCGTCGTGTTCGCCTCGATCGAGTACTGA